One Nitrospirota bacterium genomic window carries:
- the tuf gene encoding elongation factor Tu (EF-Tu; promotes GTP-dependent binding of aminoacyl-tRNA to the A-site of ribosomes during protein biosynthesis; when the tRNA anticodon matches the mRNA codon, GTP hydrolysis results; the inactive EF-Tu-GDP leaves the ribosome and release of GDP is promoted by elongation factor Ts; many prokaryotes have two copies of the gene encoding EF-Tu): protein MAKAKFERTKPHINVGTIGHVDHGKTSLTAAITKYLAMKGKATYRAF from the coding sequence ATGGCAAAGGCAAAATTTGAAAGAACGAAGCCGCACATCAACGTAGGAACGATCGGTCACGTAGACCATGGCAAGACATCCTTGACAGCGGCGATAACAAAATATTTAGCGATGAAGGGCAAGGCAACATACCGTGCCTTT